In Labilibaculum sp. DW002, one DNA window encodes the following:
- a CDS encoding LysE family translocator, with translation MDIQYIIKGIVIGLMASIPLGPIGVLIIQKTLQKGRLAGFISGSGAAVADMFYATVAAFGLGMVLSFIKTQEFYLQLIGSIFLVYVGLRIFLTNPIKQIRGGHKTGKKGMLGDFVSIFFLTASNPIAVFVFVAVFAGASIFGSNPTLRIELFLILGVLLGGALWWYTLSTIINIFRKKFRLKQLFWINKTSGIIIAALGFLAFLACFEPIKSFIHQ, from the coding sequence TTGGATATTCAATATATAATTAAAGGAATTGTTATAGGTCTCATGGCGTCAATACCATTAGGCCCAATTGGTGTTTTAATTATCCAAAAAACACTGCAGAAAGGAAGACTTGCTGGTTTTATTTCTGGTTCCGGAGCTGCTGTTGCCGATATGTTTTATGCCACGGTTGCTGCTTTTGGTTTGGGAATGGTACTTAGTTTTATTAAAACACAAGAATTTTACCTTCAGTTAATTGGTAGTATTTTTTTGGTTTATGTTGGTCTCCGAATTTTTCTAACCAATCCAATCAAACAGATTCGTGGAGGCCATAAAACTGGAAAAAAAGGAATGTTAGGTGATTTTGTTTCCATCTTTTTCCTGACAGCCTCTAATCCAATAGCGGTTTTTGTGTTTGTTGCTGTTTTTGCGGGAGCTTCTATTTTTGGTAGTAATCCAACGCTAAGAATCGAATTGTTTTTAATTTTAGGAGTGTTGCTTGGTGGAGCTTTATGGTGGTATACCTTGTCAACCATTATTAATATTTTCAGAAAAAAATTCAGATTAAAACAATTGTTTTGGATCAATAAAACATCTGGAATTATTATTGCAGCGCTTGGTTTTCTTGCCTTTTTAGCTTGTTTCGAGCCCATTAAATCTTTTATACATCAATAA
- a CDS encoding lysophospholipid acyltransferase family protein, whose product MKLVDPKDLLKASESLNWFGGESFAKLLMYILRLNKLNDLYSANCEKSGVEFIDGLIDDLGIKFEFDEEELKRIPLDGSFISISNHPFGGIDGILLIKLLSDIRPDFKVMANFILQKIEPLKDCFLGVNPFEDRKGVASSMGGIKEGLRHMSDGAPLGIFPAGEVSAYQSESKNITDKQWQPSILKFIKKAEVPVVPIHFQGSNSLIFYLMGMIHPVLRTVKLPSELLNKKNKTIRIRIGNPISVKDQKGFSDINQYGRFLRAKTYMLGTPIEVKKFYQFKRKAKEEKVEEIIAPVDPVLIKSEVESLAQEHLLFKSRNFVVYCAPSSKLPNILNEIGRLREITFREVGEGTNQSIDVDEYDLYYHQLFIWDEEKKKIVGAYRVGKGKEILDKYGLKGFYLQSLFKMKKAFEPVLKESIELGRSFIVKEYQRKPMPLFLLWKGIMYFLLKNPECRYLIGPVSISNEYSNTSKDLIIKFIMRNYFDYEMGQFIKSRNKFKVKVKGLDMDILLEAAKSDINKLDKLIGDFEVSNDKLPVLLKKYISLNAKIVGFNIDPNFNDCLDGLIVVDLFDVPVNMIESLTKEIKDDTILKRFSTEDADF is encoded by the coding sequence ATGAAATTGGTTGATCCCAAAGATTTATTAAAAGCAAGTGAAAGTCTCAATTGGTTTGGAGGGGAGAGTTTTGCTAAGCTATTGATGTATATTTTACGTTTGAACAAGTTGAATGATTTGTATTCTGCAAACTGTGAAAAATCAGGCGTTGAGTTTATCGATGGCTTAATTGATGACCTTGGAATCAAATTTGAATTTGATGAGGAGGAGTTGAAAAGAATTCCATTAGACGGTAGCTTTATTAGTATTTCAAATCACCCTTTTGGTGGGATTGATGGGATTTTATTAATTAAACTTCTTAGCGATATTCGCCCCGACTTTAAAGTGATGGCGAATTTCATACTTCAGAAAATAGAGCCATTAAAAGATTGTTTCTTAGGTGTTAATCCTTTTGAAGACAGAAAAGGTGTTGCATCAAGTATGGGAGGCATAAAGGAAGGTTTACGTCATATGAGTGATGGAGCTCCTTTAGGAATTTTTCCGGCGGGTGAAGTTTCAGCTTACCAGTCAGAATCCAAGAATATTACAGATAAACAGTGGCAACCTTCAATTCTTAAATTTATAAAGAAAGCTGAAGTACCTGTTGTGCCTATCCATTTTCAGGGAAGTAATAGTTTAATTTTTTATTTAATGGGGATGATTCATCCTGTTTTGAGGACGGTGAAATTGCCTTCAGAATTATTAAATAAGAAGAATAAAACCATTCGTATTCGTATTGGAAACCCAATTTCTGTAAAAGACCAAAAGGGATTTTCAGATATTAATCAATACGGGCGTTTTCTTCGTGCTAAAACCTATATGCTGGGAACACCAATTGAGGTAAAGAAATTTTATCAATTCAAGCGTAAGGCAAAAGAGGAGAAAGTTGAAGAAATTATTGCGCCTGTTGATCCTGTTTTGATAAAAAGTGAAGTGGAAAGCTTGGCTCAAGAACACCTCTTGTTCAAGAGTAGAAATTTTGTGGTGTATTGTGCGCCATCTTCTAAATTGCCTAATATTCTTAATGAAATTGGTCGTTTACGGGAAATTACTTTTCGCGAAGTAGGAGAAGGAACGAATCAGAGTATCGACGTTGATGAGTACGATTTGTATTATCATCAGCTTTTTATTTGGGACGAAGAAAAGAAGAAAATTGTTGGAGCTTATCGAGTAGGTAAGGGGAAAGAGATTTTAGATAAATATGGATTGAAAGGTTTCTATCTTCAATCGTTATTTAAAATGAAGAAAGCCTTCGAGCCTGTCTTGAAGGAATCAATCGAATTGGGACGTTCTTTTATAGTTAAAGAGTATCAAAGAAAACCAATGCCACTTTTTCTGCTGTGGAAAGGTATTATGTATTTCTTGCTTAAAAATCCTGAATGTCGATATCTGATTGGCCCGGTAAGTATAAGCAATGAATATTCTAACACCTCAAAGGATTTAATTATCAAGTTTATTATGCGTAACTATTTCGATTATGAAATGGGGCAGTTTATTAAATCACGTAATAAATTCAAGGTCAAGGTTAAAGGTCTTGATATGGACATTCTTCTTGAAGCGGCAAAGAGCGACATTAATAAACTGGATAAGTTAATTGGCGATTTCGAAGTTTCCAATGACAAACTTCCTGTACTTTTAAAGAAGTATATTTCTCTAAACGCTAAGATTGTAGGTTTCAATATCGATCCTAACTTTAATGATTGTTTGGATGGGTTAATTGTTGTCGATTTATTTGATGTTCCAGTTAACATGATTGAGTCGTTGACAAAAGAAATTAAGGACGATACGATTTTGAAAAGATTTTCGACCGAAGATGCCGACTTTTAG